Proteins encoded within one genomic window of Triticum aestivum cultivar Chinese Spring chromosome 2D, IWGSC CS RefSeq v2.1, whole genome shotgun sequence:
- the LOC123048496 gene encoding putative F-box/LRR-repeat protein 23 encodes MEEEEGESRDWAGMQSDALSTIFGKLDAADLLTGAGQVCHAWRRLADSDTTLWRRVEMTHDGDVLEAGAMACAAVDRAAGTMEAFWADTFVTDLLLRYIADRSFSLKSLQISFCDKVSDKGLAEAINLLPQLEELDISFCSLYGNFCELVDKSRSQLKCFRLNERWADFHKRFDAAYERMEIDPEASWIANSMPRLQVLQLIGSEITNDGLMAILDHCPHLESLDIRMCYNLQIDDAMKSKCARIRNLKLPHDSISDFKYWAYVDSEDYSEDYSGSDFEVDMHDDLLDVVMDDDDDDADGEFNYVDDYDDVGSESAMYDDVDDT; translated from the exons atggaggaggaggagggcgagagCCGCGACTGGGCCGGGATGCAGTCAGACGCGCTCTCCACCATATTCGGGAAGCTGGACGCGGCCGACCTCCTCACGGGAGCCGGGCAGGTATGCCACGCGTGGCGCCGTCTCGCCGACAGCGACACCACGCTGTGGCGTCGCGTCGAGATGACCCACGATGGAGACGTCCTGGAGGCCGGGGCCATGGCCTGCGCCGCCGTCGACCGCGCCGCTGGCACCATGGAGGCCTTCTGGGCCGACACCTTCGTCACTGACCTCCTCCTCCGCTACATCGCAGACAG ATCATTCTCATTGAAGAGCCTTCAAATCAGCTTTTGTGATAAAGTATCTGATAAAGGGTTGGCAGAGGCAATTAATCTCCTTCCTCAGCTTGAAGAACTGGATATTTCGTTCTGCTCATTGTATGGCAATTTTTGCGAGTTAGTTGACAAAAGCCGCTCACAACTGAAATGCTTTAGGCTAAATGAACGCTGGGCTGATTTTCATAAGCGGTTTGATGCAGCCTATGAGCGCATGGAGATTGACCCAGAAGCATCATGGATTGCTAACAGTATGCCTCGTCTCCAAGTCCTTCAGTTGATTGGCAGCGAGATAACTAATGATGGACTGATGGCAATCCTTGACCATTGCCCTCACCTTGAATCACTTGACATACGCATGTGTTACAACCTCCAAATTGATGATGCAATGAAATCAAAGTGTGCTAGAATTAGAAACCTTAAGCTTCCTCATGATTCCATCTCTGATTTCAAGTACTGGGCCTATGTTGACAGTGAGGATTACAGTGAGGATTACTCTGGTTCTGATTTTGAGGTTGATATGCACGATGATTTGCTGGATGTGGtcatggatgatgatgatgatgatgctgatggTGAATTCAATTATGTGGATGATTATGATGATGTCGGCTCAGAATCTGCCATGTATGATGATGTCGATGACACCTAA
- the LOC123048497 gene encoding probable flavin-containing monooxygenase 1 → MEKKRVAIIGAGVSGLTACKHLLERGCRPAVFEADKLLGGVWARAPDCTSLQSERPMYQFSDFPWPESVTEVFPDRRQVADYLDAYARHFGVLDCVRFGHRVVGMEYVGVGEEEVVEWEEWAGCGEAFGSGEGEWRLNVANAEGNIEIHVADFVVLCIGRFSGVPNIPTFPPGKGPEEFDGQVIHTMDYAKMGTKKANEMLKGKRVTVIGYLKSALDVAAECADVNGTEHPCTMVVRTKHWIIPSYYAWGFPISNLYLNRFSEFLIHKPGEGFLLWLLATILTPLRWLFSKFAESYYSIPMKKHDMVPEHSFFEALATCLIAITPKDHYKRLDEGSIVLKKSKTFSFCKEGVLVEGESSPIKSDIVIFGTGFKGDQKITNMFTSEYFQSIAVGPTSSTVPLYRECIHPKIPQLAVLGYSESLANLYTAEIRAKWMAHFIDGGFKLPSVKAMQSDILEWEKFMKRYSRVYFRRSCIGLLHIWYNDQLCQDMGCNPRRKNSILAELFEVYGPRDYVNLHPK, encoded by the exons ATGGAGAAGAAGAGGGTGGCCATCATCGGAGCCGGCGTGAGCGGGCTGACGGCGTGCAAGCACCTGCTGGAGCGCGGCTGCCGGCCGGCGGTCTTCGAGGCGGACAAGCTCCTGGGCGGCGTGTGGGCGCGCGCCCCGGACTGCACGTCGCTGCAGTCGGAGCGGCCCATGTACCAGTTCTCCGACTTCCCGTGGCCGGAGTCCGTGACGGAGGTCTTCCCGGACCGCCGCCAGGTCGCCGACTACCTCGACGCCTATGCCCGCCACTTCGGCGTGCTCGATTGCGTCAGGTTTGGTCACCGGGTGGTCGGAATGGAGTATGTCGGCGTCggtgaggaggaggtggtggagtggGAGGAGTGGGCCGGGTGCGGCGAGGCGTTTGGTTCTGGCGAGGGTGAGTGGCGTCTCAACGTGGCCAACGCCGAGGGCAACATCGAG ATACACGTGGCAGACTTTGTGGTCCTTTGTATTGGGAGGTTTAGCGGTGTGCCCAACATACCCACATTCCCTCCAGGCAAAGGTCCAGAAGAATTTGATGGGCAGGTGATCCACACCATGGATTATGCCAAAATGGGCACCAAGAAAGCTAATGAGATGTTAAAGGGCAAGCGCGTAACTGTCATTGGCTACTTGAAATCAGCCCTTGACGTAGCCGCTGAATGTGCAGATGTAAATG GTACTGAACATCCGTGTACAATGGTTGTCCGAACAAAGCACTGGATCATACCAAGCTACTATGCTTGGGGTTTTCCTATATCAAACTTGTATCTAAATCGCTTCTCTGAATTCCTCATTCACAAGCCCGGCGAGGGCTTCCTCCTATGGCTCTTGGCCACCATCTTGACTCCCCTG AGGTGGTTATTCTCAAAGTTTGCTGAGAGCTACTACTCCATCCCCATGAAGAAGCATGACATGGTGCCTGAGCATAGCTTCTTTGAGGCACTAGCGACATGCTTGATTGCCATTACACCAAAGGATCACTACAAGAGACTAGACGAAGGCAGCATTGTTCTGAAGAAGTCCAAGACCTTTAGCTTCTGCAAGGAAGGTGTACTTGTTGAAGGTGAATCTTCGCCGATAAAGAGCGATATAGTGATCTTCGGAACGGGATTCAAGGGAGACCAAAAGATCACAAACATGTTTACTTCAGAATACTTTCAGAGTATTGCAGTTGGGCCAACATCCTCGACGGTACCTCTCTACAG GGAGTGCATACATCCTAAGATTCCACAGCTCGCGGTCCTCGGTTATTCAGAGAGTTTGGCGAATCTGTACACTGCAGAAATTCGGGCCAAATGGATGGCACATTTCATTGATGGTGGATTCAAATTACCAAGTGTGAAAGCAATGCAGAGTGATATCCTTGAGTGGGAGAAGTTCATGAAGCGCTATTCTCGTGTCTACTTCAGGAGGTCCTGTATTGGGCTACTTCACATCTGGTACAATGATCAACTATGTCAGGACATGGGATGCAACCCGAGAAGGAAGAATAGCATTTTAGCTGAATTATTTGAGGTATATGGTCCCCGTGATTATGTTAATCTTCACCCCAAGTAA